A portion of the Rahnella variigena genome contains these proteins:
- a CDS encoding cytochrome b → MRTRYSSVQILLHWLVFVLVVLTYATMDIKGWYAKGTPLRELLALTHYSLGFCVLFLMCIRLFVRGMYVTPPVKPALPRWQHYFSGGAQILIYLMFLSLPVMGILSQYYGGMSGRCLTSLCREACFRIYRYRNY, encoded by the coding sequence ATGCGTACCCGATATTCTTCCGTTCAAATTTTGCTCCACTGGCTGGTGTTTGTTTTAGTAGTATTGACCTATGCCACGATGGATATAAAAGGATGGTATGCAAAAGGCACGCCCTTGCGGGAGTTATTAGCCCTGACGCATTACAGTCTGGGATTTTGCGTATTATTTCTGATGTGTATACGGCTGTTTGTTCGCGGGATGTATGTTACGCCACCGGTCAAACCAGCGTTGCCGCGCTGGCAGCATTATTTTTCAGGTGGCGCGCAGATTCTTATATATCTGATGTTTCTCAGCTTACCGGTGATGGGTATTTTGTCACAATATTATGGCGGCATGAGTGGACGATGTTTAACATCCTTATGCCGAGAAGCGTGTTTCCGAATTTACCGTTACAGAAACTATTAA
- a CDS encoding cytochrome b, translated as MPRSVFPNLPLQKLLKTLHEWLANAGYYLIGLHTLAALWHHYRRRDNTLIRMLPSRK; from the coding sequence ATGCCGAGAAGCGTGTTTCCGAATTTACCGTTACAGAAACTATTAAAAACGCTGCATGAATGGCTCGCTAATGCGGGGTATTACCTCATCGGATTACATACTTTGGCGGCTCTCTGGCATCACTATCGCCGGCGCGATAACACGCTGATCAGGATGTTACCTTCACGAAAATAG